DNA from Streptomyces luteogriseus:
TGCCCCAGCGCACCCGTTCGGTCAGCACCGCGAAGATCAGGCCGAGCGCCGTCGCGACCGTCGGCGCGAAGATCACCCAGATGATGTTGTTCTTCAGCGCGGTGCGGATGCCCTCGTCGGTGAAGAGGGCCTTGTAGTTGTCTATTCCGGCGAAGCCGTCACCGGACTGGTCGTAGAAACTGCGCACGACCGAGTACCCGATCGGGTACACCACGAGCGCGCCGAGCAGGACGAGCGCGGGCAGCAGGAACAGCGCCGCGACGGTCCTGCGGGTTCCGGTCACACTCTTGCGCGACTTGGGAGCGGCAGGGGGCTTGGTGCCCCCTGCCGCCGGAACCGACGTCATGACATCAGTTCCCGTACGCCGCGGATGCTTCGGCCTCCAGCTTCGCCTGCGTCCCCGCGATGTCCTTCGGGTTCTTCAGGAAGTCCTGGAGGATCTTCCACTCGCCCTTGCCGGGCGTTCCGCCGAAGGCCTGCGGGGCCTGGTCGGACATGTCGAAGCGGAAGTCGTCGCCCGCGTCGATGAGCGCCTTGGCGATCTTCTGCTGTACCGCGTTCGGATAGTCGGAGTTCGGCACGTTCTTGTTCGGCGAGAGGTAGCCGCCCAGCTTGGCCTGGATCGACGCCGCGTCCGGGGAGGCGAGCCAGGTGGCCAGGGCCTGCGACCCCTTCGAGTCCTGAAGGATCACGGCCGCGTCGCCGCCCGAGACCACCGGTCCGTTGTCACCGACCGCCGGGAACGGGAACACCTTCGCGTCCGTGCCGACCTTCATGCTGGAAGGGATGTTGACCTGCGCGAAGTCGCCCGCGGCCACCATGGCGGCCTTGGGCTGGTCCCCACCGGTGAACACCTGGGTGACGGACGCCGGGAAGTCGGTCTGCAGCGCCCCGTTCGCCCCGCCCGCGATCCAGTCCGGCTTGCCCCAGACCTGCGCGAGCGTGGTCAGCGCGTCCTTCACGGACGGATCCGTCCACTTGATCTCGTGCTTGGCCAGCTGGTCGTACTTCTCCGGCCCGGCCTGCGAGAGGTACACGTTCTCGAACCAGTCGGTCAGCGTCCAGCCCTCGGCGCCGCCGACGGAGAACGGGGTGACGCCGGAGTCGAAGACCGTCTGCGCGGTGTTGAGCAGATCCGGCCAGGTCTCGGGCTCACTCGCCCCGGCGTTCTCGAAGACCTGGTTGTTGTACCAGATCAGGGACTTGTTGGCGGCCTTGTAGTAGACGCCGTACGGCTTGCCGCTCACCTTGCCGATGTCCTGCCAGCCCTGTGAGTAGTTCTCCCCGAGCTCCTTGACGGCTTCGGAGCCCAGCGGCTTGGCCCAGCCCTTGTCGACGGCCTGCTTGATGGCGCCGGGCTGGGGCAGCATCGCGACGTCCGGCGGCTGTCCGCCGGCCACCTTCGAGCCGATGAAGTTGATGATCGGG
Protein-coding regions in this window:
- a CDS encoding ABC transporter substrate-binding protein is translated as MRMTSSTIRTRWSPKRDTATPQHRRAAKAAAAVAAGALALSLSACGSSDEGSGGSTGDTDDTTNNVTLPKLDGVSLEVAAVWSGTEQANFKKVLSEFEKRTGAKVTFVPAQDPIINFIGSKVAGGQPPDVAMLPQPGAIKQAVDKGWAKPLGSEAVKELGENYSQGWQDIGKVSGKPYGVYYKAANKSLIWYNNQVFENAGASEPETWPDLLNTAQTVFDSGVTPFSVGGAEGWTLTDWFENVYLSQAGPEKYDQLAKHEIKWTDPSVKDALTTLAQVWGKPDWIAGGANGALQTDFPASVTQVFTGGDQPKAAMVAAGDFAQVNIPSSMKVGTDAKVFPFPAVGDNGPVVSGGDAAVILQDSKGSQALATWLASPDAASIQAKLGGYLSPNKNVPNSDYPNAVQQKIAKALIDAGDDFRFDMSDQAPQAFGGTPGKGEWKILQDFLKNPKDIAGTQAKLEAEASAAYGN